The following are from one region of the Equus asinus isolate D_3611 breed Donkey chromosome 27, EquAss-T2T_v2, whole genome shotgun sequence genome:
- the SLC25A4 gene encoding ADP/ATP translocase 1, which translates to MRSARRAPGPPPLARPCAGDIRRAAGRGERPLRVAQGRRRGGGAWARAGESESAAPGGCVRPAVTMSDQAWSFLKDFLAGGVAAAVSKTAVAPIERVKLLLQVQHASKQITAEKQYKGIIDCVVRIPKEQGFLSFWRGNLANVIRYFPTQALNFAFKDKYKQIFLGGVDRHKQFWRYFAGNLASGGAAGATSLCFVYPLDFARTRLAADVGKGAAQREFSGLGNCLAKIFKSDGIRGLYQGFNVSVQGIIIYRAAYFGVYDTAKGMLPDPKNVHIIVSWMIAQTVTAVAGLVSYPFDTVRRRMMMQSGRKGADIMYTGTVDCWRKIAKDEGPKAFFKGAWSNVLRGMGGAFVLVLYDEIKKYV; encoded by the exons ATGCGCTCCGCGCGCCGGGCCCCGGGCCCTCCTCCTCTCGCGAGACCCTGCGCGGGGGATATAAGGCGGGCTGCGGGGCGAGGCGAGCGGCCCCTCCGCGTCGCGCAGGGTCGGAGACGGGGCGGCGGTGCCTGGGCGCGCGCGGGCGAGAGCGAGAGCGCGGCTCCCGGAGGCTGTGTGCGCCCGGCTGTCACCATGAGTGACCAAGCGTGGAGCTTCCTCAAGGACTTCCTGGCCGGCGGCGTCGCCGCTGCCGTCTCCAAGACCGCGGTCGCCCCCATCGAGAGGGTCAAACTGCTGCTGCAG GTCCAGCATGCCAGCAAGCAGATCACTGCTGAGAAGCAGTACAAAGGGATCATTGATTGCGTGGTGAGAATCCCCAAGGAGCAgggctttctctccttctggaggGGTAACCTGGCCAACGTGATCCGGTACTTCCCCACCCAAGCTCTCAACTTCGCCTTCAAGGACAAGTACAAGCAGATCTTCCTGGGGGGCGTGGACCGGCATAAGCAGTTCTGGCGCTATTTTGCCGGTAACCTGGCTTCTGGTGGGGCAGCTGGGGCCACTTCCCTCTGCTTTGTCTACCCGCTGGACTTTGCTAGGACCAGGTTGGCTGCCGACGTGGGCAAGGGGGCTGCCCAGCGTGAGTTCAGTGGCCTGGGCAACTGTCTCGCCAAGATCTTCAAGTCTGACGGCATTCGGGGTCTCTACCAGGGCTTCAATGTCTCCGTCCAGGGCATCATTATCTACAGAGCTGCCTACTTCGGGGTCTATGACACTGCCAAGG GGATGTTGCCTGACCCCAAGAATGTGCACATTATTGTGAGCTGGATGATTGCCCAGACCGTGACGGCAGTGGCAGGGCTGGTGTCCTACCCCTTTGACACTGTCCGCCGTAGGATGATGATGCAGTCCGGCCGGAAAGGGG CGGATATTATGTACACCGGGACAGTGGActgctggaggaagattgccaaagATGAAGGACCCAAGGCTTTCTTCAAGGGTGCCTGGTCCAATGTATTGAGAGGCATGGGCGGTGCTTTTGTATTGGTGTTGTATGATGAGATCAAAAAGTACGTCTAA